Within the Streptomyces sp. NBC_00353 genome, the region CTCGCACTGGTGGTGGGTGCTGCCGGCGTCGGGCCCATGGGCCGCTCCGCCATGTCGCCGACCTGTTCGGTGCTGTTGTCGGCCGCTTCCGTGTCGGCGGCGGCTTCGTCGTTCCGCAGGGCCGCGCGTATCGCGTCGTCCCGCTGGTGGCGCTGTTCCTCGGCGGTACGGGTCATGCGGGCGTAGAGGCGGCGGCCCGGATACATGAGCCAGGCCCAGCCGAGCTTCCGGCCCAGCGGGGTGGTGAGCATGCCGACCAGCCCCAACGCCCCGGCGAGCAGGGCGGCGCGCAGTCGGCGGCCCTGGAACCGGGCGGCCGACCGCCACAGCGCCTTACGTGCCTTCCTCCGGGCAGGGGCCTTGCGCACCGTGTCCCGCTGCCCGGCGACTCGGTCGGCTGCCCGTCGGTCCCGAGCGGCCCGGTTACGGTCGATCACCGCACCCTTGGCCGCACCGACCCGGCCCGCGGCCTTGCCCACGGACCGGCCGATCGGCCCCTTACGGGCCAGCGATGCCGACCGTGCTGCTGTCTTGGCACCACGACGGGCATCCGCCACCGCACGCCGCGAACCAGCCGTCTCGGTCCGCCGTGCCGCCCGTGACGGGGCCGTCTGCCGGGCTGCCGCCCGCAGCGCTTTGACCTGTCCCGCACGCCCCAGGCCGTGCTGTCGAGTGGGCTTCCCGGGGGTGTGACCGGCGGCCTTCCCTGCCTGATTGCCGGTGGTCTTGCGCTGGTGCGGCACGCTTCCGGTGGAACCAGTGCGCGAGGTGCCGCGACCTGCGTGCTTCGCGGATCGTCCGCTAGTTCCGCGGGAGACCGCGCCGTGCACACCGCCCGTTGCGCGGCCTGTCCGGCCGGGGCTGTGGGGGGTAGCGGCACGGTTGGTGCGGCCGGTGGCGTGCTTGCGGTGGGCCCGGTGGTTGCGGGTCGCGGCGGCGACACCGAGGACGCATGCGCCGGTCGCGGCGACCGCGGCAGCGATGGGTCCGCCGGCCAGAGCAGCCGCGGCCAGTGCCGTCACGGTGGAGTTGGCGCTGGTCATCACGATCGGGACCACAGGCCAACCGCCCGCCATGTGCTCCACGGTCACCTCGACCGGCGCCGGAGCCGGTGCGGGGTTGGCCTGGGGCGGTGTGGTCGGTGCGGGCGGGGTTTCGGCGATCGGTTCGGTGCTGAGTTCCGTCATGCTGAACGCTCCCTTCGGATGTCATCGCAGGTGACGCACATGCCGAGAGAGCGCGGGATGCAGTACCCGGCGTCACGGCGGCAGTTGGGGCAGGTCCGGCGGGCTTGCATCGCCTTGACGAGCGAGGCAGCGCGGCCGGGGGTCATCGGCCGTACGGGCTTGGCGTGGTCGATGCGGTAGAGGTAGGCGACCAGCGGGCCGCGGCGACGACGGGGCCTCTGGAGTTCCGCGGCGACGTCCTGTCCGCCGGGGCGCAGCCCCATCTCGCGCAGCTGCCGGCGGGTGGCCAGACCTTCCGGGGCCATGCGCCATCGGTAGTCGGGGACGGTGGCCATCAGAGCGCCGCCCCCGTGGTCTCGGGCACCGGAACGAGGTGCGGCCGGCGGGTCACGCCGTCCTCTTCGAGCTGCTTGTAGACCTTGTGGACGTAGGAGGTGGAACGGGTGGAACGGACCGCCGCGGCAGGGATGGTGACGCCTTCCACCCAGCACTCCCGGATGATCCGGGCAGCCTCATCGGCCGGCAGCTTCACCGCCTCCCGGCCGTTGCCGCCGCCCTGGGTGGAAGCGGGGGGAACGGTGAGGGGGAACGCCCGGTGTCCACCGCAGATGACCAAGGGCGACGCCTTCCGACCGGCCAGCGCCGGCGAGGCCGGGGCGGTGAGGGCGGGCGGGGTGGATGCCGGGGTGGAAGCGGGGTGGACGGGCGGGGCTTCCACCCGTTCCACCACGGCATCCACCTGATCACGCAGGACCGCGATTCGATCAAGGATCGCGCGACGGTAGAACGTGATCGCCTCAGCGAGAACGATCAACAGGACTGGTGGAATCGAGTGGAGGACGAGACCGGCCGGGTCCACTTCCCGCGGGACACCAAAGGCGGTGCCCGCGGGCCAGAGGGAGGCCCAGCAGTTCATCAACCACGTGCCCAGTCCCGCGAACCAGCGGAGTCCGGTGGCCCAGCCGGAGGGCTGCACCCCGTGTTCGGACAGTCGGCCGTCCACGATCAGGACCGCCCCGAGGGCGACGGCGACCATGGGGTCGAGCAGCCAGGCAATCCAGACGCTGATGTGGTGGTCGATCGCGAACAGCGTCACGTTCGTCGCGGTGAACGCGAGCGCGACCACCGCGACCGCCACGAGCACCTTCGTCAGGCCCGATTGCAACCCCTGCAGCGCGGTGATCTGCTCGACCGCGCTCGTCTTACGCCTCATCGCGGCCCCCGCCTCCATCACGGAATCGGTGCGCCCGGTGCAGGGCCATCAGGTGGAAGCAGCCGACGGCGACGAGCAGATTCCACAGGAACCGGGCCCACGGCGGCAGCGGCGCCAGCCACGACAGGACGCATGTCGCGACCAGCAGAGCCCCGCCGTGACGCAGCCACCACACCCACAGGGCGGACTGCGGGGCGCTCATGCGGCGACCGCCGTACGAGCGGTGCAGCCCTTCGCCGGGCGGCGGACCGCACGGCGCGGACGCCGGCCAGACGGGCGCGGCTGCTTCAGCGGGAGCGTCCGCAGCAGGCTCTCCGCATACGCCGCGGTCTCCGGGTCGCTCTCGCGCAGCTCTACGAGCACCTCATGGGCAACGTCCAGGCGGGCCGCCCGGTCCATCGCGGACTCCGCGGGCGAACCGGTGAACAGCTCCAGATCGATCCCCAGCGCCAGCTCAGCGAACTCGGTCGCGGTAACAGCTTCGTGACCAGCAACGATGGTCTTCATGGGTCGTTGTCTCCTCACAGTGGGACGGCCCAAACAGCGGCCCCGGTGTTCGAGCACCGGGGCCGCACGCCGTCTACGGGATGAAGCAGGAAAGACGCTCTCCGGCTCCCCTCAGCCCCGCCCGTACGACCAGTGGTCGGACGGGCGGGGGAGGCAACCAGCCGCAGCGAGGACGCAGCGGAGTGATCGAGCTGCGCGGACCTGTGCCGCGCCGGCCGCCTTACCGAGGAGGCGGCTGCCTCAAATACGAATCGCTGTTGAGTTCTCAAGGAGCAGTCGCTTCCTTCGAGCCGTTTCACGGGCTCTCCGGGCGCCAAGAGCAGCCCAAAGTAGACCCCTCTTCGCTCGCAGTCCCAGGACTGCTGCTCTAAGATGACAATGGCGCACAGTCCCAGGACTGTCAACAGTCCTGGGACTGTGTTTCACTGGCTCCATAGAGAGGAGTTCGCGTGGCAGCGAAATGGCGGGAACTGGCGGACAAGCTGGCTGAGCGAATCAAGGCGGGCGAATACGCCCCTGGCCAGCAGTTGCCGCACATCCGTGACCTGGTCGAAGGAGGTGAAGGCTCGAAGTCCACGGTTCACGCGGCCTACAAGGCGCTAGAAGCCGAGGGGCTGGTGACCTCATCCCGAGGTCACGGCACTGTCGTACGCCAGCAGGCGCCGCTCAAGCGGCTCGGTATCGCCCGGTACGACAAGGCGAAGTGGCGGGACGGGGACGAGGTCGCGTTCATCGCCGACCGTGTCGCCTCGGGGCGGGCATATAAGCGTGGCGAGCAGACACAAAGCGTCAGCCGCGTAACGGCGACGCCCCTGGTCGCAGCGGCTCACGGTCTGCCAGAGGGCTCCGATGTGTACGCGCGGGCTCGGCTCGTGAAGGAGGGGGATCAACCGACCCACACCCTCACGAGCTACTACCGGCCCGAGCATGTCGAGGGGACGCGGATTGTCGACCCGACGCCGGGGCCCGCTGGCCGCGGCGGTGGTTTCCGTGTGCTGTATGACGCGGGCTACGAGATCGACCACATGCGCGAGGAGCTGTTCGCGAGAGTCGCGTCGCCCGAGGAGGCGGCATTGCTCCAGCTGTCGTCAGGGGAGTGGGTCGTAGAACTTCATCGCACTACGTACACCGCCGATGGCACGGTCGTTGAGTTCGCCGTCGGTGTCCATGCGGCAAGCCGCTTCGCGTGGGCGTACGACTTCAAAGTTCCCGACTCGGCACGTGAGGCGGCCCAGTGATCTCGGTACAGGCATGGTCCGATGCCCAACGGCTCTGGGACTTCCAGCAGATGCACCACGAGCCGCGTCCCTGCTCGGTGGGCATCGGACTAGGCAGCCACGACTTGGGCGTGGCCGATGTGACGGTGGACCTATACCGGCGCGGCATGATGCCGCTCATCGTCTTCACTGGCGCGACGAGCCGCACTACGCGTGAGCGGATGCCCAGAGGGGAGGCGGAGCACTACCGGGAGCGGGCACTGGAGCTGGGCGTGCCAGCTGACGCCGTACTTGTCGAACCGAATGCGCGCAACACCGGCGAGAACATCCGCTTTTCGCGCTCGCTGCTCGCGGAACGCGGGGTCAACGTCTCGTCCGTCCTGCTCGTCAGCAAGCCCTACGAGGAACGGAGGGCTCACGCGACCGCGCGCAAGCTCTGGCCGGAAGCCGAGATCGTCAGCGCGTCCGCCCCCATGACGCTCACGGAGTACGTGGACTCGATTCAGGATGCACGGCTGGTGCTGGACATGCTCGTGGGAGCCCAGCAGCGTCTGCTCATCTACCCAGAGCAAGGATTCATGATCCATCAGGAAATTCCTGAGTCCGTCGCCGTGGCCTACGATCGCCTTCGTAGTGGTGGGTTCACGAGCCGACTCGTCCCCACGTTGTGACCGGGCTCGCGGCCACGCTCGGAGTTGTCGACGGTGCGGTGAGAGTCTTCCTACTTCATCAAGGCTCCTCGCTCAGCTCGTCGCGCGCTCCCCGGCTCACCGCCGGGGCCCTGCGCTCCTGTCTCCGCCCCGCTCTAGGCCCCGGCTACGCCGGTCGCGCAACTAGAGCGAGAGAGCCTTACCGAGGGGAAACGGGAGGCACCGGAGTTGCCTCCGGCGGGGGCGCTCACACTCCGGGATGGACGGGGCGCCGTTCGCGAGTGCCGGCCGGAGCGTGGCGAGCGTCCGTGGGCTCCCATCCCGACCACCTTCGACCCAGGCAGAGCCGAGCAGACGCGGCCCATGGCGTCCAGGCCGTTCGTACAGTGGCGCGCTCCACCTGGACGCCATGAACCACGCCCGCTCCACGGTGTGTGGGCTGAAGGCGGACGGGATGGGAGCTGGGGTGAGTGGTGGGTTGAGGCAGGTGAAGCAGCTCTAGATATCGCCCTTTTCGCTCTCGAAACGCAGCGCTTGCTCTGCACTGTCCAACAAGTCGCTGTAAGTGAGGACCTCAATCCGGGAAAGGTGTGAATTATAAGCCCGGATGGTTTGGTCGATCCGAAGGCGAGGAATTTTCCCAACGCCTGTCAAGCGGACATGCGACGGATGTCCAATTACCACGGAGGAACGAATCCGTCGAAGATCTACTTCGATTCCCAGTTCTTCGATGAGCTCTGTCTGTAGTGCCGTGCGCTGGTCATCGAGTGCGCGGAGATAGTTGACGGTTTGCCCCACGGCTTCGTGCACTTCCTTACCGACGATGAGGTGTCCACGATGCTTTACGATGAGTCTCTCAATGCAGGGCCCCTTGATTTCCACAATGTGGAGAGACCCGTCAGCGCAAAGAAGCGGAATATCGTACTCGTCGAGGAAGGTAAATTTCCTTCTCGGAATTATCCCGACGTAGCGTCCACCGAAGAGCCAATACTTTTCTCCGAGTGCTCGCTGCAGGTCGGTCTCCGTTGTACCCGGGCGGGATACAAGCTGCTGCAGCTGGGTGACGATCTGCCGGCGCCTCTGCACTACAACAGCTTCAACCTCGTCCAGCCCTTGATCGGTCTCTGTTGCTGCAGAAAGTACGGCTCGGAGATTTCCGTCATTTACGAGCGCATGCCCCATGGCATCTTGCGTGAATCCGGTAACGGAAAATAGTTGACCTTGAGTCTGGTGAATCTCAAATGCCCCGAGATTCTCCTTGAGTCGCTCTAGCACGGCCAGTGCCTTTTTATCACCTGCCGACGAGAAGCCGGTGACGGGGCGCCATCTCTCTCCTACTGCATCCTTCATCTGTTCCAGCAGGATGAGTGTGCGCCCGTATTCCCGCGAAAACTTGTGGGCCGCGCCAATCAGTGAATTATTTAGTCTTCCGTCAAGGATCACGGCAACGGCTAGAGTCGCAGTCCTTGCATCCCTGGACTGTCCGAGTCTAACGTCTAAGTTGTCCGGCTTGCTTACCTGGCTTGCATACAGATCGCTTGCCGGAAGGTCTGCGAATTCGGCAATTAGTGACAATGCTTTGCCGTACTTGTGTTTGCTATTAATAGGTGCTCGGTGGTCCACGCCTTCCAGTAGCTGGGCCAGGTTTGCCAGGTTCTCCTCAACGGTCACGAGGTGACGCTAACTTCGACGCCCCGCCCGTGGAGGCCTTTTGTTGAGGTAGGTCAGCTTCCAGCTGATCAGCGACGTGTCCGGGGAGTCTGTACAGCAGCTAGGGGAGCGTGTGTGGCTACCCGTTCTACACGTATGCGACATTTGGTGCGGTCGAGGTTCTACGGGGTGGTGGCTGGGGTCGAGATCTCGATGTGAGCTTTAAGTGCGGTCGCGAAGTCCTCGTCATAGCGCAGTCGACTCTTCTGGAGGCGCCCGTAGAAACCACTGGTTGCGCGAAGGCTCAAAGGGGCGAGATCTTCCCTTTTTACGAGGTCTAGAATGTGCCGATATGGATGGCGCTCTGGCCACATGCCGTATGGCACTTCCCAACGCTCATCGGGTCCACCCCATGCTGCGTTGGGCCAACGCATACCCTTCATGAGGGGAACCTGTCCGGTCTCGTCAAACATACCGGGGTGTTGCAGCCTGCGTCCCACCCATTCGGCGACGCCTACAGTCACGGCGTTACCGACAAGCTTCCATCGGTCGCCGGAGCGTCCCTTGTCTTGCTTTGCTGCGATCGTCCAGTCTCGGGGGAAACCTTGAAGTTCTTCCGCGTCTGAGATTGATGGAGTGACGATGGCATGGCCGGTCGGGGCGCCGGGGATCCATATGGCTGGCGGCGACGGAATGCCTAGGCCTGACCCTCCCTTGAGTGTGGGAATGGCATCCTTGGCCCAGCCGAGGCCTGTGTTTCCCTCAGTCCAATAGAACCCGAAGGCGTCATCTCGGTATGCGGATGGCGGTAGTTCCGTACTGTCGTCCGCGAAGAGTACTGTGCGGGGATCCTCGGTTCGCGAAGCAACGACAATGACCCTATGCCTGCGCTGGGGAACCCCGGTAAAGCGAGAGTCGACCAACCTGTAAGCCCATCGATACCCGAGGGTTTCGAACTCTTTTACCAGGTATTCCATTGCCAAACCCTTGTCGAGAGCGAGCATGTTGCGCACGTTCTCGATGACTACCCATTTAGGGTCAGTGTCGGCTAGCAATTTGAACAGGTGCTTGATCAGCCCTGATTGCGTGCCATGAATCCCTGCAGTCCTGCCAGCTTGCGAAAGGTCGGTGCATGGGAACCCTGCGGTCACGACATCCACGGATGGCAAGGAGGGGAGATCCTGTACGTCGTCATGGAAGTCAACGCCGGGGAACTGGTCTAGCAGTACGGCCTTGGCAGGGGCGGCCCACTCACAAAGCAGCTTCGATTCGAAGCCCGCACGCTGGAGGCCAAGCTCCACGCCACCGATGCCCGCGAATAGTCCCGCTACTGTCTGAGTTGGGTTAGTTACAACTGCTTCTGCCATGAGAGCTATGATCCCACGCTCGGGACTCGTCACACACAGCGGCGCTCGAATCACTGTGGGGGTGCACGCCGACTGTCGATCATCCGGCAGCGCTGTACAGCAGTCCAGTACAGCAACCTCATCACACGACCCCGTCCGGTAGCGGCCCTCGCAGGCTTCGCAGCGGCCTATATGGCCGTCGCTGACCGATCTGGCTATAGCTACGGATCAGAAGGTCGTAGAGCACCACGCTGACAGCGACCTTGGGCCAGCACACAAAGGACAAGGCCTCCTTCACCGCCGCTCGTTGTCCTGTTCCTTGTCCAGTTCGCTCACGCCCACCTTAGTTCGCCGACGTACGCCAGCCCTCTCTGATCTGCCGAGTGGCCGTCCATGAACGCTCACGAACGGCCACTCGCACAGTTGGAAAGCGTGTTGGCAGCGCCTGACTTGGGCCAACGACCTCCCGAGGCAGGCGATACGTGGTCAGGTTGGGGTGTGGAAGCCGTCATCGCCAGCGCCGTAGCCGTCCTGGGCACCCTGCTTGGCTCAGGGATCACCCTTGCGTTTCAGCGACGCGCAGCCGAGAGAAGCCACGAGTTCACACGTCGCGAGAAGCTCCGACAGGAACGGCTTGATGCCTACTCGGCCTACGCTGGCGCCCTGGTCAACTACCGGCGGTGTCTAGTCCACCTGTGGTTCTGCATCCATGAGCAGCCGCCGCCTGAGAGCGCAGACGAGGTTCGAATACGTGCATATGATCTCCGCTCAAGCGCCCAAGAGGCCCTGTTCCGCGTGCAGATGCTCATGAATGACGAGGCTCTGAGCCAGTCGGCAGAAGCTGTACTCACTGACGTGACCGGCCTCTACAAGACGGATAGTCGAAGCGAACTTGACGAGCGCAGAG harbors:
- a CDS encoding Shedu anti-phage system protein SduA domain-containing protein gives rise to the protein MTVEENLANLAQLLEGVDHRAPINSKHKYGKALSLIAEFADLPASDLYASQVSKPDNLDVRLGQSRDARTATLAVAVILDGRLNNSLIGAAHKFSREYGRTLILLEQMKDAVGERWRPVTGFSSAGDKKALAVLERLKENLGAFEIHQTQGQLFSVTGFTQDAMGHALVNDGNLRAVLSAATETDQGLDEVEAVVVQRRRQIVTQLQQLVSRPGTTETDLQRALGEKYWLFGGRYVGIIPRRKFTFLDEYDIPLLCADGSLHIVEIKGPCIERLIVKHRGHLIVGKEVHEAVGQTVNYLRALDDQRTALQTELIEELGIEVDLRRIRSSVVIGHPSHVRLTGVGKIPRLRIDQTIRAYNSHLSRIEVLTYSDLLDSAEQALRFESEKGDI
- a CDS encoding RRQRL motif-containing zinc-binding protein, which encodes MATVPDYRWRMAPEGLATRRQLREMGLRPGGQDVAAELQRPRRRRGPLVAYLYRIDHAKPVRPMTPGRAASLVKAMQARRTCPNCRRDAGYCIPRSLGMCVTCDDIRRERSA
- a CDS encoding DNA cytosine methyltransferase, whose protein sequence is MAEAVVTNPTQTVAGLFAGIGGVELGLQRAGFESKLLCEWAAPAKAVLLDQFPGVDFHDDVQDLPSLPSVDVVTAGFPCTDLSQAGRTAGIHGTQSGLIKHLFKLLADTDPKWVVIENVRNMLALDKGLAMEYLVKEFETLGYRWAYRLVDSRFTGVPQRRHRVIVVASRTEDPRTVLFADDSTELPPSAYRDDAFGFYWTEGNTGLGWAKDAIPTLKGGSGLGIPSPPAIWIPGAPTGHAIVTPSISDAEELQGFPRDWTIAAKQDKGRSGDRWKLVGNAVTVGVAEWVGRRLQHPGMFDETGQVPLMKGMRWPNAAWGGPDERWEVPYGMWPERHPYRHILDLVKREDLAPLSLRATSGFYGRLQKSRLRYDEDFATALKAHIEISTPATTP
- a CDS encoding GntR family transcriptional regulator, which encodes MAAKWRELADKLAERIKAGEYAPGQQLPHIRDLVEGGEGSKSTVHAAYKALEAEGLVTSSRGHGTVVRQQAPLKRLGIARYDKAKWRDGDEVAFIADRVASGRAYKRGEQTQSVSRVTATPLVAAAHGLPEGSDVYARARLVKEGDQPTHTLTSYYRPEHVEGTRIVDPTPGPAGRGGGFRVLYDAGYEIDHMREELFARVASPEEAALLQLSSGEWVVELHRTTYTADGTVVEFAVGVHAASRFAWAYDFKVPDSAREAAQ
- a CDS encoding YdcF family protein; this encodes MISVQAWSDAQRLWDFQQMHHEPRPCSVGIGLGSHDLGVADVTVDLYRRGMMPLIVFTGATSRTTRERMPRGEAEHYRERALELGVPADAVLVEPNARNTGENIRFSRSLLAERGVNVSSVLLVSKPYEERRAHATARKLWPEAEIVSASAPMTLTEYVDSIQDARLVLDMLVGAQQRLLIYPEQGFMIHQEIPESVAVAYDRLRSGGFTSRLVPTL